Proteins from a genomic interval of Tenacibaculum sp. SZ-18:
- a CDS encoding tyrosine-type recombinase/integrase has protein sequence MSTSQNPKTVVSLVDYVPAELRENKRWEIIYYVKCPFDNKLKRKANRVRPLKSITERRKLGRKMVLEINRKLERGWNPFLNENESKGFYKFTEASKLFLDRTEKEVRNNEKREDTLRSYKSFIKNIIKYLKEIKEEDMFVIKFKGELVRDFLDVIYYDRDNSARTRNNYLNFIKTFSDWLIVKKFISHNPTNRIELIPEKVKEREIIPDGALKEIFKYLEDEKRNYYMLCLLCYYCLIRRTEMTKLKVSDIILKNGVIYVNSNISKNKKSMPVTIPDLVIPYLVDHIKNAELGDYLFSDSFLPGKNKLAPKKISDEWAKVRLHLNLSKKYQWYSLKDTGITNLLKAGVPTIAVRDQARHHSIIQTEEYTPKEILKANVDIKTVKI, from the coding sequence ATGTCCACTAGTCAAAACCCAAAAACCGTAGTATCCTTAGTAGATTATGTACCTGCAGAATTGAGAGAAAACAAACGCTGGGAAATAATTTATTATGTCAAATGTCCTTTTGATAATAAGCTTAAGAGAAAAGCTAATAGGGTGCGTCCATTAAAAAGTATTACCGAACGAAGAAAGTTAGGCCGTAAGATGGTTTTAGAAATTAATAGAAAACTTGAAAGGGGATGGAACCCATTTTTAAATGAAAATGAAAGTAAGGGGTTTTATAAATTTACTGAAGCATCAAAACTATTTTTAGATAGAACTGAAAAAGAAGTAAGAAATAACGAAAAAAGAGAAGATACATTAAGGAGCTACAAATCATTTATTAAAAATATTATCAAATACCTCAAAGAGATAAAAGAAGAGGATATGTTTGTTATTAAGTTTAAAGGTGAGTTAGTGCGTGATTTCTTAGATGTTATTTATTATGATAGAGATAATTCAGCTAGAACTCGAAATAATTATTTAAACTTCATTAAAACATTTAGTGATTGGCTAATAGTGAAAAAATTTATTTCACATAATCCGACGAATCGAATAGAATTAATTCCAGAAAAAGTAAAAGAACGTGAAATAATACCTGATGGAGCTTTAAAGGAAATTTTCAAATACTTAGAAGACGAAAAGAGGAATTATTATATGCTTTGTTTACTATGTTACTATTGTCTAATTAGAAGAACTGAAATGACAAAACTTAAAGTAAGCGATATTATCTTAAAAAATGGCGTTATCTATGTTAATAGTAATATTTCCAAAAACAAAAAAAGCATGCCAGTTACAATACCTGATTTGGTAATTCCTTATTTAGTTGATCATATTAAAAATGCTGAACTTGGTGATTACTTATTCTCAGATAGTTTTTTACCTGGTAAAAATAAACTTGCTCCTAAAAAAATATCTGATGAATGGGCTAAAGTAAGATTGCATTTGAACTTGTCTAAAAAATATCAATGGTATAGTTTAAAAGATACAGGAATAACAAATTTATTAAAAGCTGGAGTTCCAACAATAGCAGTAAGAGATCAAGCAAGACATCATTCAATAATACAAACTGAGGAATATACCCCAAAGGAAATTTTAAAAGCAAATGTTGATATAAAAACTGTGAAAATTTAA